In Micromonospora cremea, the genomic window TCAGTGGACCGCCGAGGCGGCCCACGACCGGCCCATTTACCTGCGGCTCCAGCGTGGCGCGCCGGTGTAAGGTGCCCAACCACCGCTCCACGTCCGCGGTGGGGATATCGCGTGCGAGCGCCTCTTCACGGAACCGGTCCAGCTTCTCCATTGTCTCGGGGGTCATGCGATGAACCGTAGTTGCACGATCTGACACGCTCCGGTCAAGGGCGAAGCCGCTGGGCGACCGTTCCGGGTCAGAGGTGTGGCCGGGCCGTCCACGGGCCATGAGTTGGTGTCACGGGGGCCATCCAGGCCACGTGAGAGCGCGCCGAACAGGCGTGGGGGCATTCCCAGGCCATCGCCCCCGAGCCGCGCCTGGATCGGGAAGCAGCGGCGCGATCACCGCCCAGACCTCATCGGTCAACTCACCACGACGCACCACCAGCACATCGTCAACGATCAACCACTACAAGATCGACAGGCCACGCCCTAGGCGAACTGACTCGTCGGCACGCGGTTCGGGATGTCGCGGCAGGCCGGTGGTCTCGGAAGTCGGCCCGCCACGGCTGCGGGTCGGCGGCTCAGGCGTTCCAGGTGGTGGTGACGCGGGTCCTGTCGAGGTGCCCGGCCGCCAGGTCGTCGTGGTCGATCGTCCAATAGACGTGGCGGTCGTGGAAGTTCGGCTCCCCGGTGGTGTTCCACTGGGCGAGGAGGACGCGGTTGTCGGGGTCGGTCGGCTGTGGCGCGGTGTGGGCCGCGTCCCGGACCGGTTCCACGTTCTGGTGCCCCCAGCCGTACCCGCCGAGTTGCAGGTGCGCCCCCCGGGGGTGGGTGTTGATGAGCTCGCGCCACGGCTCCGGGACGTCGTTGGCGTATCTAGCGGGCGCGTCGGCGGTGTGGATTCGGGGTGAGACGTGGTACGCCGTCGGCAGGGACACGCCCTGCCACAGGTGCAGGTCACCTATTTTGACGATGCTGTCGGCGATCTCGCCGGGCCAGTCGTTCAGCCGCCGGAGCCGACGGCGCTCGACCGGGGTCCCTGCCGCGACGTGCACGGCGCATCCGATCGGGTCGGTGTAACCCTCGTCATGGCCCCCGTAGGCGATCGCCTCCAGGCTGGCGAACAGCAGCAGGGTCCCGTCCGAAGGCAGGGGCAGGTCGGTCACGCCCGCGGGCAGCGCAGCGAGGTCGATCGTGGCGACCAGGTCGCCGGCCGGGTCCGGGAGCCCCGGTGGCAGCATCACCGTGCTGCCGCCGATGCGGCCGACCACCGGCTCGTCCGCATCGGGGTCCAGGAACGCACTGGGGCGGGCCTGTCCCAGCCACCACTCGGCGTCGTCCGCAGGAATGGTGAGCTCGTCCGCGCGCTCGCGGAGGCCGTCCAGGGCGCTCTGCACCTGCGGTGTCATGGCATGCCTCTCGCGTCGGGGTCGCGGTACCGGTCGAGAGCGTACAGGTGTTCGACAGCGCCGCGCGACGACGACGGGACGGATAACTGGCTAGGTGTGCTGTCCAGGGACGTTGGTCGAAGTTGTGTGACGACACGACGTAGATAGACGTGACGACGAAGGCCTCCGGTTGTGGAGTGGAGCTGTCTAGGAACCGCTCCGGCAACCAGGAGGCCTTCGTGTTCCACGCTAACGCTGCTCTGACTCCTCGTGCACGTCTTCGCCTCGCGGGTCTGATCGTGGATCAGGGGTGGCCGGTCGCCCGGGCAGCGGAACGGTATGACGTGTCCCGGCCAACGGCGAAGCGGTGGGCCGTGCGGTATGCCGAGCACGGCCCGGCGGGATGACGGACCGGTCCTCGCGCCCGCACCACAGCCCGTCAAGGACTCCTCAGTCGACCGTGCGCAAG contains:
- a CDS encoding DUF1963 domain-containing protein, with the protein product MTPQVQSALDGLRERADELTIPADDAEWWLGQARPSAFLDPDADEPVVGRIGGSTVMLPPGLPDPAGDLVATIDLAALPAGVTDLPLPSDGTLLLFASLEAIAYGGHDEGYTDPIGCAVHVAAGTPVERRRLRRLNDWPGEIADSIVKIGDLHLWQGVSLPTAYHVSPRIHTADAPARYANDVPEPWRELINTHPRGAHLQLGGYGWGHQNVEPVRDAAHTAPQPTDPDNRVLLAQWNTTGEPNFHDRHVYWTIDHDDLAAGHLDRTRVTTTWNA